A single genomic interval of Tsukamurella paurometabola harbors:
- the xdhB gene encoding xanthine dehydrogenase molybdopterin binding subunit, with amino-acid sequence MSHLSERPAHPVVGQEIPHESAALHVTGAALYTDDLVGRTPGALHAHPVQADCAHARIVTIDTEPALRVPGVVRVLTAHDVPGVNDAGVKHDEPLFPVDEVMFYGHAVCWVLAETLEAARLGAAAVRLELEPLPSLIAVGDAIAAESFHGARPTVRRGDLETGFAEAAHVYSGEFEFAGQEHFYLETHASLAQVDESGQVFVQSSTQHPSETQDIVAHVLGLPSNAVTVQCLRMGGAFGGKEMQPHGFAAIAALGATLTGRPVRLRLDRTQDMTMSGKRHGFHATWRVGFDADGLLTALEATLTADGGWSLDLSEPVLARALCHIDNAYWIPNIAVHGRIAKCHKTSQTAFRGFGGPQGMLVIEDILGRCAPLLGLSARELRRRNFYGDGQTTPYGQPVRHADRVRTAWEQVIASGEIEAREAEIDAFNATHPNVKRALAVTPVKFGISFNLTAFNQAGALVLVYKDGSVLINHGGTEMGQGLHTKMLQVAATTLGVPLSRVRLAPTRTDKVPNTSATAASSGADLNGGAVKNACEQIRDRLAAVAASLIGTNPSDVRFSDGTISGLGASAQKLTWEEVVHAAYFQRVQLSASGYYRTEGLHWDAKAMQGEPFKYFAYGVAASEVEVDGFTGAYRLRRVDIVHDVGDSLSPMIDIGQIEGGFVQGAGWLTLEDLRWDESDRPTRGRLLTQSASTYKLPSFSEMPPDFRVALLDKAHEDGAVYGSKAVGEPPLMLAFSVREALRQAAAAFGPPGASVELASPATPEAVYWAAEAARTTAPSDPKRNGHRPTTVRATGSAAAAPAPAPLG; translated from the coding sequence ATGAGCCACCTGTCCGAACGTCCCGCGCACCCCGTCGTCGGGCAGGAGATCCCCCACGAGAGTGCGGCCCTGCACGTGACCGGCGCGGCGCTGTACACCGACGACCTGGTCGGACGTACCCCGGGCGCTCTCCACGCCCACCCCGTCCAGGCGGATTGCGCACACGCGCGGATCGTCACGATCGACACCGAGCCCGCGCTGCGCGTCCCCGGCGTCGTCCGCGTCCTGACCGCGCACGACGTCCCCGGCGTCAACGACGCCGGCGTCAAACACGACGAGCCGCTGTTCCCCGTCGACGAGGTGATGTTCTACGGGCACGCCGTGTGCTGGGTCCTCGCCGAGACACTCGAAGCGGCCCGGCTCGGCGCCGCCGCGGTGCGCCTCGAACTCGAGCCGCTGCCCTCGCTCATCGCGGTCGGCGACGCCATCGCTGCGGAGAGCTTCCACGGCGCCCGCCCGACGGTGCGGCGCGGCGACCTCGAGACGGGCTTCGCCGAGGCCGCACACGTCTACTCGGGCGAGTTCGAATTCGCCGGCCAGGAGCACTTCTATCTGGAGACGCACGCCTCCTTGGCCCAGGTCGACGAGAGCGGACAGGTCTTCGTCCAATCCAGCACGCAGCACCCGTCGGAGACGCAGGACATCGTGGCTCACGTCCTCGGATTGCCGAGCAACGCCGTCACGGTGCAGTGCCTCCGCATGGGCGGGGCCTTCGGCGGCAAGGAGATGCAGCCGCACGGCTTCGCCGCGATCGCCGCGTTGGGCGCAACGCTCACCGGGCGCCCGGTCCGCCTGCGGTTGGACCGCACGCAGGACATGACCATGTCGGGCAAGCGGCACGGCTTCCACGCCACGTGGCGGGTCGGCTTCGACGCGGACGGACTCCTCACGGCCCTCGAGGCGACGCTCACCGCGGACGGTGGCTGGAGCCTCGATCTGTCCGAGCCGGTCCTCGCCCGCGCCCTGTGCCACATCGACAACGCCTATTGGATCCCCAATATCGCGGTGCACGGTCGGATCGCGAAGTGCCACAAGACCTCGCAGACCGCGTTCCGCGGATTCGGCGGTCCGCAGGGCATGCTCGTGATCGAGGACATCCTCGGGCGGTGCGCTCCGCTGTTGGGGCTGTCGGCGCGCGAGCTGCGTCGGCGCAATTTCTACGGCGACGGGCAGACCACGCCGTACGGCCAGCCCGTGCGGCACGCCGACCGGGTCCGTACCGCCTGGGAGCAGGTCATCGCATCCGGGGAGATCGAGGCGCGCGAGGCGGAGATCGACGCCTTCAACGCGACGCATCCGAACGTCAAACGCGCCCTCGCCGTGACCCCCGTGAAGTTCGGCATCTCCTTCAACCTCACCGCCTTCAACCAGGCCGGCGCGCTCGTCCTCGTCTACAAGGACGGGTCCGTGCTCATCAACCACGGCGGCACCGAGATGGGCCAGGGCTTGCACACCAAGATGTTGCAGGTCGCAGCCACCACGCTGGGCGTGCCGCTCTCGCGGGTGCGTCTCGCGCCGACCCGGACCGACAAGGTGCCCAACACGTCCGCCACCGCCGCGAGTTCCGGTGCCGACCTCAACGGCGGCGCGGTGAAGAACGCGTGCGAACAGATCCGCGACCGCCTCGCGGCCGTCGCCGCGTCGCTCATCGGCACCAATCCGTCGGACGTGCGGTTCAGCGACGGCACGATCAGCGGGCTCGGCGCCTCGGCGCAGAAACTCACCTGGGAGGAGGTCGTGCACGCCGCGTACTTCCAGCGCGTGCAGCTCTCGGCGTCCGGCTACTACCGGACCGAGGGCCTGCACTGGGACGCGAAGGCGATGCAGGGTGAGCCGTTCAAGTACTTCGCGTACGGCGTGGCCGCGAGCGAGGTCGAGGTCGACGGGTTCACCGGCGCGTACCGCCTGCGGCGCGTCGACATCGTCCACGACGTGGGCGATTCGCTCTCCCCGATGATCGACATCGGCCAGATCGAGGGCGGCTTCGTGCAGGGGGCCGGGTGGCTGACGCTGGAGGACCTCCGCTGGGACGAGAGCGATCGGCCCACCCGCGGGAGACTCCTCACGCAGTCCGCCAGTACCTACAAGCTGCCGAGCTTCTCGGAGATGCCGCCGGACTTCCGGGTCGCGTTGCTGGACAAAGCGCACGAGGACGGTGCGGTGTACGGCTCGAAGGCCGTCGGCGAGCCGCCGCTCATGCTCGCCTTCTCCGTGCGCGAGGCGCTGCGCCAGGCCGCGGCCGCGTTCGGGCCGCCGGGGGCATCCGTCGAACTCGCGTCCCCCGCGACTCCGGAGGCCGTGTACTGGGCGGCCGAGGCCGCGCGGACGACGGCCCCGTCCGATCCGAAGCGGAACGGGCACCGTCCGACCACGGTTCGCGCGACCGGATCCGCGGCGGCGGCACCCGCTCCCGCCCCGCTCGGCTGA
- the xdhC gene encoding xanthine dehydrogenase accessory protein XdhC, producing the protein MTWLGDAARLRRQRVPAVLITQIGVRGHAPREAGAKMIATADAEFGTIGGGNLELTAIDRARELLRDAVTTPETLTLRLNDKARNHHGRQCCGGEVVLLFEPLPVVPAVAIFGVGHVGLELARILSRHDVELYLTDSRPEQLEAARGLEPGDATVHLRHSMLPEEVLEELPPGCHVLIMTHDHAEDFSLCDQVLRTPGLGSVGLIGSAAKWTRFRAMLTDAGHDAADIQTIRSPIGLSTLTGKHPATIAVSVAADLLTRFPSSVQGDPS; encoded by the coding sequence ATGACCTGGCTGGGCGACGCCGCCCGCCTCCGCCGACAGCGTGTCCCCGCGGTCCTGATCACCCAGATCGGCGTCCGCGGGCACGCTCCCCGGGAGGCCGGCGCGAAGATGATCGCCACCGCCGACGCCGAGTTCGGCACGATCGGCGGCGGCAACTTGGAACTGACGGCGATCGACCGCGCCCGCGAACTCCTGCGGGACGCGGTCACCACGCCGGAGACGCTGACCCTGCGGTTGAACGACAAGGCCCGCAATCACCACGGGCGCCAATGCTGCGGAGGCGAGGTGGTCCTCTTGTTCGAGCCGCTACCGGTGGTCCCGGCCGTCGCGATCTTCGGGGTCGGCCACGTCGGCCTCGAACTCGCGCGCATCCTCTCGCGCCACGACGTCGAGCTCTACCTCACCGACTCGCGCCCCGAGCAACTCGAGGCCGCCCGCGGTCTGGAGCCCGGCGATGCGACCGTGCACCTGCGCCATTCGATGCTGCCCGAGGAGGTGCTGGAGGAGCTCCCGCCGGGCTGCCACGTGCTCATCATGACGCACGACCACGCCGAGGACTTCAGCCTGTGCGACCAGGTGCTGCGGACGCCCGGGCTCGGCAGCGTGGGCCTCATCGGTTCCGCCGCGAAGTGGACCCGGTTCCGCGCGATGCTCACCGACGCGGGCCACGACGCCGCGGACATCCAGACCATCCGATCCCCCATCGGGCTGAGCACCCTGACCGGCAAGCATCCGGCGACCATCGCCGTGAGCGTGGCCGCGGACCTGCTCACCCGCTTCCCCTCATCCGTGCAAGGAGACCCCTCATGA
- the guaD gene encoding guanine deaminase has product MTIYRCRVLDTPDDPFAGGELRSHEDAGIAVEAGVIVDRGEFRTVVERHPGVDIVDLREGVLLPGLVDTHVHYPQIRAIGGLGMPLLDWLDQCALPEECKLADPEYARTVAREFLTGLTAAGTTTALVFGSHFADAVDALFDEADRVGVRVTAGLVTSDRNLPEPLLSTPARSYDEGRKLAERWHGHRRLRYAVTPRFSYSTSPEMLDSGAALAADVPGLWFTSHINENPAEIAAVIDQFPGSADYLDTYHRHGLIHERSVLAHNAHPTDAELALMAGAGASVAHCPTSNSALASGSFPLRRHLDHGVTVALGTDVGAGSGFSLFKEGLQAYFMQQLLQRDGVPLTAAHLLHLATRAGATALGLDDVGDLSVGRQFDAVLVRPTPGHPLDVGLRHAESADNALAKIFSLATPADIARVWVGGDTVVA; this is encoded by the coding sequence ATGACCATCTACCGCTGCCGCGTCCTCGATACCCCCGACGATCCCTTCGCCGGGGGTGAGCTGCGCTCGCACGAGGATGCCGGCATCGCGGTCGAGGCGGGCGTGATCGTCGACCGCGGCGAGTTCCGCACCGTCGTCGAACGCCACCCGGGCGTGGACATCGTCGACCTGCGCGAGGGCGTGCTCCTCCCCGGCCTGGTGGACACCCACGTGCACTATCCGCAGATCCGGGCCATCGGCGGCCTCGGCATGCCGCTGCTCGACTGGCTGGACCAGTGCGCGTTGCCGGAGGAGTGCAAGCTCGCGGACCCCGAGTACGCCCGCACCGTCGCGCGCGAGTTCCTCACGGGTCTCACCGCCGCCGGGACGACGACGGCCCTCGTCTTCGGTTCGCACTTCGCCGATGCGGTCGACGCGCTCTTCGACGAGGCCGACCGAGTCGGCGTCCGAGTCACTGCGGGCCTGGTGACCAGCGACCGCAACCTGCCGGAGCCCCTCCTCAGTACCCCGGCACGCTCCTACGACGAGGGCCGTAAGCTCGCGGAGCGCTGGCACGGCCATCGCCGACTGCGGTACGCGGTCACGCCCCGGTTCTCCTATTCGACGTCGCCGGAGATGCTGGACAGCGGCGCCGCACTCGCCGCGGACGTCCCCGGCCTCTGGTTCACCTCGCACATCAACGAGAACCCCGCCGAGATCGCGGCGGTCATCGACCAGTTCCCCGGATCGGCGGACTACCTCGACACCTACCACCGGCACGGGCTGATCCACGAGCGTTCCGTGCTGGCGCACAACGCACACCCGACCGATGCCGAGCTGGCGCTCATGGCCGGGGCGGGGGCGTCGGTCGCCCACTGTCCGACCTCGAACTCGGCCCTGGCGAGCGGCTCCTTCCCGCTGCGGCGTCACCTCGACCACGGCGTGACCGTCGCCCTCGGCACGGATGTCGGTGCGGGCAGCGGCTTCTCGTTGTTCAAGGAGGGCCTGCAGGCCTACTTCATGCAGCAGCTGCTCCAGAGGGACGGCGTACCCCTCACCGCGGCGCACCTGTTGCACCTCGCCACCCGCGCAGGCGCGACCGCGCTGGGGCTCGACGACGTGGGCGACCTGTCCGTCGGACGCCAGTTCGACGCGGTGCTGGTCCGCCCCACGCCCGGCCATCCGCTGGACGTCGGCCTGCGCCACGCCGAGTCGGCCGACAACGCCCTGGCGAAGATCTTCTCGCTGGCCACGCCCGCGGACATCGCGCGCGTCTGGGTCGGTGGCGACACGGTGGTCGCCTGA
- a CDS encoding MTAP family purine nucleoside phosphorylase gives MPEPTAPAGADVTVAILGSWGYYGLLDDARSYPVDTPYGTPSDDVVIGTAHGRRVAYLTRSGRERTIPPHRINHRANIWALHHLGVRHILAATPAGAFDPAVGVGTVVVPDQLVDRTGRTDDTFHDDEDVRVTFAHPFSEPTRAAAIAALREQRWVVADGGVVVAIRGPRFSTAAESRWYAAQGWDLVSTTPYPEAVLARELGMGYACVALVTDHDVIDETPWPVSQERVQAELDAHTQRLRAALIRAAADLS, from the coding sequence ATGCCTGAGCCCACTGCGCCCGCCGGCGCCGACGTCACCGTGGCGATCCTCGGCAGCTGGGGCTACTACGGGCTCCTCGACGACGCCCGCTCGTATCCCGTGGACACGCCCTACGGGACCCCGTCGGACGACGTGGTGATCGGCACCGCGCACGGCCGCCGCGTCGCCTACCTCACCCGGTCCGGACGCGAGCGGACCATCCCGCCGCACAGGATCAATCACCGCGCCAACATCTGGGCCCTGCACCACCTCGGTGTGCGGCACATCCTGGCCGCGACCCCCGCCGGAGCCTTCGACCCCGCGGTCGGCGTCGGCACCGTCGTGGTGCCCGACCAGCTCGTCGACCGGACCGGCCGCACCGACGACACCTTCCACGACGACGAGGACGTGCGCGTCACCTTCGCGCACCCGTTCTCCGAGCCGACCCGCGCCGCCGCGATCGCCGCGCTGCGCGAGCAGCGCTGGGTGGTGGCCGACGGCGGCGTCGTCGTCGCCATCCGCGGCCCACGGTTCTCGACCGCGGCCGAGTCCCGGTGGTACGCCGCGCAGGGCTGGGACCTCGTGTCCACGACGCCGTACCCCGAGGCCGTGCTCGCCCGCGAACTCGGCATGGGCTACGCCTGCGTCGCGCTGGTCACCGATCACGACGTCATCGACGAGACACCCTGGCCCGTCAGCCAGGAGCGTGTGCAGGCGGAACTCGACGCGCACACCCAGCGCCTGCGCGCGGCGCTGATCCGCGCCGCCGCGGACCTGTCGTGA
- a CDS encoding DUF6986 family protein, which yields MPSRSLTDDALAAIERRLAATDEFLARNYPGDDGRRRPVHTVYLPADRFTPATAREWGDQALAAADAAGGLAAVARTVGLEDPALPDLVHRKLCEEPIEDVRLDFEDGYGDRGDETEDADVAGAVDAVATAVREDSAPPFVGIRFKCMEAPVRARGLRTLDLFVSGLAAAGPLPDGLTVTLPKVTTVGQVEAMVDASRALEAALGLAERSLRFEVQVETPQVILGADGTAPVATLLHAADRRVTSLHYGTYDYSASLGIAAQHQSMEHPAADHAKNVMQLAIAGTGVHMSDGSTNILPIGDPAHVADAWRLHARLVRRHLERGIYQGWDLHPAQLITRFLATYAFYRDGFPAAALRLRNYVHRIDSAILDEPATARALASFIHRGVTCGAVTAAEVASAAEVTVDTVRDLALNRPTTTQPEETR from the coding sequence ATGCCCAGCCGCTCGCTCACCGACGACGCCCTGGCCGCGATCGAGCGTCGGCTGGCCGCCACCGATGAGTTCCTGGCTCGGAACTACCCGGGGGACGACGGCCGCCGCCGGCCCGTGCACACCGTCTACCTCCCTGCGGACCGGTTCACGCCCGCCACCGCGCGGGAGTGGGGTGATCAGGCCCTCGCGGCGGCGGACGCCGCCGGCGGCCTCGCGGCGGTCGCGCGCACGGTCGGTCTCGAAGACCCCGCACTCCCCGACCTGGTGCACCGCAAGCTCTGCGAGGAGCCGATCGAGGACGTCCGCCTGGACTTCGAGGACGGCTACGGCGACCGCGGAGACGAGACCGAGGACGCCGACGTCGCCGGCGCCGTCGACGCCGTCGCGACCGCGGTGCGGGAGGACTCGGCGCCGCCGTTCGTGGGGATCCGGTTCAAGTGCATGGAGGCCCCGGTCCGGGCCCGCGGTCTGCGGACCCTCGACCTGTTCGTGAGCGGCCTCGCGGCGGCCGGTCCCCTTCCCGACGGGCTCACCGTCACATTGCCGAAGGTCACCACGGTCGGCCAGGTCGAGGCGATGGTCGACGCGAGCCGGGCGCTCGAGGCCGCGCTGGGACTCGCCGAGCGGAGCCTGCGGTTCGAGGTGCAGGTGGAGACCCCGCAGGTGATCCTCGGAGCGGACGGCACCGCCCCTGTCGCGACCCTGCTGCACGCGGCGGACCGGCGCGTGACCTCGCTGCACTACGGCACGTACGACTACTCCGCTTCGCTCGGCATCGCCGCCCAGCACCAGTCGATGGAGCACCCCGCGGCCGATCACGCCAAGAACGTCATGCAGCTCGCCATCGCGGGGACGGGCGTGCACATGTCCGACGGCTCGACCAACATCCTGCCGATCGGCGACCCCGCCCACGTCGCCGACGCCTGGCGGCTGCACGCGCGCCTCGTGCGCCGGCACCTCGAGCGCGGCATCTACCAGGGCTGGGACCTGCACCCGGCGCAACTGATCACGCGGTTCCTGGCGACCTACGCCTTCTACCGCGACGGCTTCCCCGCCGCGGCACTACGGCTGCGGAACTACGTGCACCGCATCGATTCCGCGATCCTGGACGAGCCGGCCACGGCCCGCGCGCTCGCCTCGTTCATCCACCGCGGCGTGACCTGCGGGGCGGTCACCGCCGCCGAGGTCGCGTCCGCCGCCGAGGTCACCGTCGACACGGTCCGCGACCTCGCCCTGAACCGCCCCACCACCACCCAGCCCGAGGAGACCCGATGA
- the dctA gene encoding C4-dicarboxylate transporter DctA — MTTTEAPKKKPWYRSLFVQVLIGIAAGIATGIFFPGFSDHLAPLGQGFIKLIKMLVSPLIFLVVVTGIAKVGSMAALGKIGAKALLWFTVCTTFALALGLVVGNIVRPGAGLNIDPATLDASALDEKTHGEHLPGGVDFVMNIIPTSVVDAFAKNNLLQVLLFAVLFGVALAAISEKVQPVLLEVIDQAMHVIFRIVSYIMYLAPIGAFGAMAFTVGNYGADSLKSFGMLVLACYGAAVVFILILAVAVRLITGVSTWKFLKYCREEFMLALGTGSSEAVMPSVIKKLDAAGCDRSVVGLVIPTGYSFNLDGAAIYLSLSMMFLAQAVGVDLSVGQQITIMGILILSSKGMAGVPGSAFVALSATAAAVGAFPVAAVALLLGADRLMDSMRVATNLLGNCLATFVIARWEGLLDTDRMKAVLEGTLVVDDPDDVRTHPGHGAAAFPPRATDPDPAPASAAATTTDAEGAKNA, encoded by the coding sequence ATGACCACGACGGAAGCGCCGAAGAAGAAGCCCTGGTACAGATCCCTGTTCGTACAGGTGCTGATCGGCATCGCCGCGGGCATCGCGACGGGCATCTTCTTCCCTGGTTTCTCGGACCATCTCGCCCCGTTGGGCCAGGGCTTCATCAAGCTCATCAAGATGCTGGTCTCGCCCCTGATCTTCCTCGTGGTGGTGACCGGCATCGCGAAGGTCGGCAGCATGGCGGCGCTCGGCAAGATCGGCGCGAAGGCCCTCCTGTGGTTCACCGTGTGCACCACGTTCGCGCTCGCCCTCGGCCTCGTGGTCGGCAACATCGTCCGGCCCGGGGCCGGGCTGAACATCGACCCGGCGACGCTCGACGCCAGCGCACTCGACGAGAAGACCCACGGAGAGCACCTGCCCGGCGGCGTCGACTTCGTCATGAACATCATCCCGACGTCGGTGGTCGACGCCTTCGCCAAGAACAACCTGCTTCAGGTGCTCCTGTTCGCGGTGCTGTTCGGCGTGGCGCTGGCGGCGATCAGCGAGAAGGTCCAGCCGGTCCTGCTCGAGGTCATCGATCAGGCGATGCACGTGATCTTCCGGATCGTCAGCTACATCATGTACCTGGCGCCCATCGGCGCGTTCGGCGCGATGGCCTTCACGGTGGGCAATTACGGTGCCGACTCGCTCAAGTCCTTCGGCATGCTCGTACTGGCGTGCTACGGCGCCGCGGTCGTGTTCATCCTCATACTGGCCGTCGCGGTGCGCCTCATCACGGGCGTGAGCACGTGGAAGTTCCTCAAGTACTGCCGTGAGGAGTTCATGCTCGCGCTCGGCACCGGATCGTCCGAGGCGGTGATGCCCTCGGTCATCAAGAAGCTCGACGCCGCGGGGTGCGACCGATCGGTGGTGGGCCTGGTGATCCCGACCGGCTACTCGTTCAACCTCGACGGGGCGGCGATCTACCTGTCGCTGTCGATGATGTTCCTCGCGCAGGCCGTCGGCGTGGACCTCAGTGTGGGACAGCAGATCACGATCATGGGGATTCTGATCCTCAGTTCCAAGGGCATGGCGGGCGTTCCCGGCTCCGCGTTCGTCGCGCTGTCCGCCACGGCCGCCGCTGTGGGTGCCTTCCCCGTGGCCGCGGTCGCCCTCCTGCTCGGCGCGGACCGGCTCATGGACTCCATGCGCGTCGCGACCAACCTGCTCGGCAACTGCCTCGCCACCTTCGTCATCGCCCGGTGGGAGGGCCTGCTCGACACCGACAGGATGAAGGCCGTCCTGGAGGGCACGCTCGTCGTGGACGATCCCGACGACGTGCGGACGCACCCCGGCCACGGTGCCGCCGCGTTCCCGCCGCGCGCGACCGATCCGGACCCGGCCCCCGCGTCCGCTGCGGCGACGACCACCGATGCCGAAGGAGCGAAGAATGCCTGA
- a CDS encoding aspartate/glutamate racemase family protein, whose protein sequence is MRILVANVNTTESMTAAIAESARSAASPGTEIVGITPRFGADSCEGNFESYLAAIAVMDAITRYDGPYDAVIQAGYGEHGREGLQELLEVPVVDITEAAASTAMYLGHKYSVVTTLDRTVPLIEDRLKLAGLDARCASVRASGLGVLELESEPERAVEAIVAQAREAVERDRAEVICLGCGGMAELEEKVSAATGVPIVDGVRSAVTIAEGLVRMGLKTSKVRTYAPPRPKVVTGWPFEN, encoded by the coding sequence ATGCGCATTCTGGTCGCCAACGTCAACACCACCGAGTCCATGACCGCAGCGATCGCCGAGTCGGCGCGCTCCGCGGCCTCGCCCGGCACCGAGATCGTCGGGATCACACCGCGCTTCGGCGCGGACTCGTGCGAGGGCAACTTCGAGTCCTACCTCGCGGCGATCGCCGTCATGGACGCGATCACGCGGTACGACGGCCCGTACGACGCGGTGATCCAGGCCGGTTACGGCGAGCACGGCCGCGAGGGCCTGCAGGAGCTACTCGAGGTGCCCGTCGTGGACATCACCGAGGCGGCCGCCTCGACCGCGATGTACTTGGGCCACAAGTACTCCGTGGTCACCACGCTCGACCGCACGGTCCCGCTCATCGAGGACCGGCTCAAGCTGGCCGGCCTCGACGCACGGTGCGCCTCGGTCCGCGCCTCGGGGCTCGGCGTCCTCGAGCTCGAGTCCGAGCCGGAGCGGGCCGTCGAGGCCATCGTCGCGCAGGCGCGGGAGGCCGTCGAACGCGACCGTGCCGAGGTGATCTGTCTCGGTTGCGGCGGGATGGCGGAGCTGGAGGAGAAGGTATCCGCCGCAACGGGCGTCCCCATCGTCGACGGTGTCCGCTCCGCCGTGACGATCGCCGAGGGGCTCGTGCGGATGGGCCTCAAGACCTCCAAGGTTCGTACCTACGCCCCGCCGCGACCCAAGGTCGTGACGGGCTGGCCGTTCGAGAACTGA
- a CDS encoding bifunctional allantoicase/(S)-ureidoglycine aminohydrolase, producing the protein MSTAATRTARTSYYSPQGGHPPQTDLLTDRAIVTEAYTVIPRGVMRDIVTSVFPGWTNTRAWVLNRPVAGGSTTFAQSIVEVSPGGGSDAPEPQAQVQSFLLVTQGDLRVTIDGTAHDLTEGGYAYIPAGTPWSVSNTADGAAVFQWIRKRYEPLAGHTPRVAVGNERDIEPSPMPGTDNKWRTTRILDPQDLAYDMHCNIVTFEPGASIPFAETHVMEHGLYVLEGKAVYRLNGDWVEVQEGDYMSLRAFCPQACYAGGPSNFRYLLYKDVNRQILL; encoded by the coding sequence ATGAGCACAGCAGCGACGAGAACGGCGCGCACCTCCTACTATTCGCCGCAGGGCGGCCACCCGCCGCAGACGGACCTGCTCACGGACCGCGCCATCGTGACCGAGGCCTACACGGTGATCCCGCGCGGCGTCATGCGCGACATCGTGACCTCGGTGTTCCCCGGGTGGACGAACACGCGGGCCTGGGTCCTCAACCGCCCGGTCGCCGGCGGCTCGACCACGTTCGCGCAGTCCATCGTCGAGGTCTCCCCCGGCGGCGGCTCGGACGCCCCGGAGCCGCAGGCACAGGTGCAGAGTTTCCTCCTCGTCACGCAGGGCGACCTGCGGGTGACGATCGACGGTACGGCGCACGACCTGACCGAGGGCGGCTACGCCTACATCCCCGCCGGCACGCCCTGGTCCGTCAGCAACACGGCCGACGGTGCCGCCGTGTTCCAGTGGATCCGCAAGCGCTACGAGCCGCTCGCCGGACACACCCCCCGCGTGGCCGTCGGCAACGAGCGGGACATCGAGCCCTCGCCGATGCCGGGCACGGACAACAAGTGGCGCACCACACGGATCCTGGATCCGCAGGACCTCGCCTACGACATGCACTGCAACATCGTGACCTTCGAGCCGGGAGCGTCGATCCCGTTCGCCGAGACCCACGTCATGGAGCACGGCCTGTACGTGCTCGAGGGCAAGGCCGTGTACCGCCTCAACGGCGACTGGGTCGAGGTGCAGGAGGGCGATTACATGTCCCTGCGCGCGTTCTGCCCGCAGGCCTGCTACGCCGGCGGACCGTCGAACTTCCGCTACCTGCTGTACAAGGACGTCAACCGCCAGATCCTCCTGTAG